A section of the Alligator mississippiensis isolate rAllMis1 chromosome 8, rAllMis1, whole genome shotgun sequence genome encodes:
- the ST6GALNAC2 gene encoding alpha-N-acetylgalactosaminide alpha-2,6-sialyltransferase 2 isoform X2, with protein sequence MGAPRWRRRCLLLLPALAFSAVLYGRCRPAGGGSLLQQEPLLLVPPELSQEAGSHDLTRESIIKRGQQSKYSPELEKPKPTWEQPSSCLQSLTSKVKADSKFGKLFHFRIPVLMWDRHLTPETWNKLKERGVPYGWQGLSYAAIASTLRLLNDSANRWLIDRASFPGDCIRCAVVGNGGILQGSRQGKEIDAHDFVFRLNGAVTKGFEEDVGIKTSFYGFTVNTMKNSLIAYREYGFTRVPQSKELRYIFIPSDMRDYTMLKSAILGSPVEDGPDKGDEPSKYFGPEASAKKFKLLHPDFMHYLTARFLRSDIINTQYGYLYMPSTGALMLLTALHTCDQVSAYGFITDNYENFSDHYYELEKKPLVFYANHDMLLEAELWKSLHRAGIMKLYQR encoded by the exons cctgctgcagcaggagccccttCTCTTGGTACCCCCGGAGCTGTCTCAAGAAGCTGGGAGCCACGACCTGACTCGAGAAAGCATCATAAAGAG AGGGCAGCAGTCTAAATATTCTCCTGAGCTGGAAAAACCCAAACCCACCTGGGAACAG cccagctcctgcctgcagtcaCTAACATCAAAAGTGAAGGCAGACTCCAAGTTTGGGAAGCTCTTTCACTTCCGtatcccagtgctgatgtgggacCGTCACCTAACCCCAGAGACATGGAACAAGCTGAAGGAGCGTGGTGTCCCTTATGGCTGGCAGGGCTTGTCCTACGCAG CTATTGCCTCCACCCTCCGTCTCCTCAATGACTCTGCCAACAGATGGCTGATTGACAGAGCCAGCTTCCCTGGAGACTGCATCCGCTGCGCCGTGGTTGGGAATGGGGGGATTCTCCAAGGATCCCGGCAAGGCAAGGAGATCGACGCGCATGACTTCGTCTTTAG GCTCAATGGAGCTGTGACCAAAGGCTTTGAGGAAGATGTTGGGATCAAGACCTCCTTCTACGGCTTCACAGTGAACACCATGAAGAACTCTCTCATTGCTTACAGAGAGTACGGCTTCACCCGGGTACCCCAGTCCAAG GAACTACGTTACATTTTCATCCCCTCGGACATGCGCGATTACACCATGCTGAAGTCGGCCATCCTAGGCAGCCCTGTCGAAGACGGTCCTGACAAGGGTGATGA ACCATCAAAATATTTTGGACCAGAGGCATCTGCAAAGAAGTTCAAGCTGCTGCACCCAGATTTCATGCATTATCTAACAGCAAG GTTTTTGAGGTCGGATATAATCAATACACAATATGGCTACCTCTACATGCCCAGTACTGGTGCCCTCATGTTGCTGACAGCCCTTCATACCTGTGACCAG GTCAGTGCCTATGGATTTATCACCGACAATTATGAGAATTTTTCAGACCACTACTACGAGCTGGAGAAGAAGCCTCTGGTGTTTTATGCCAACCACGACATGCTGCTGGAGGCTGAGCTCTGGAAGAGCCTGCATCGGGCGGGCATCATGAAGCTATACCAGCGATGA
- the ST6GALNAC2 gene encoding alpha-N-acetylgalactosaminide alpha-2,6-sialyltransferase 2 isoform X1, with amino-acid sequence MKTAQDACGEALETAEQRPVFRLGGAIEAQISATFKMSLQGFMISTSICSLLQQEPLLLVPPELSQEAGSHDLTRESIIKRGQQSKYSPELEKPKPTWEQPSSCLQSLTSKVKADSKFGKLFHFRIPVLMWDRHLTPETWNKLKERGVPYGWQGLSYAAIASTLRLLNDSANRWLIDRASFPGDCIRCAVVGNGGILQGSRQGKEIDAHDFVFRLNGAVTKGFEEDVGIKTSFYGFTVNTMKNSLIAYREYGFTRVPQSKELRYIFIPSDMRDYTMLKSAILGSPVEDGPDKGDEPSKYFGPEASAKKFKLLHPDFMHYLTARFLRSDIINTQYGYLYMPSTGALMLLTALHTCDQVSAYGFITDNYENFSDHYYELEKKPLVFYANHDMLLEAELWKSLHRAGIMKLYQR; translated from the exons ATGAAGACCGCACAGGATGCATGCGGTGAAGCTCTGGAGACGGCAGAGCAGCGGCCTGTGTTCAGACTCGGGGGGGCCATTGAGGCGCAGATTTCAGCTACCTTTAAAATGAGCCTGCAAGGTTTTATGATCAGCACTAGCATTTGTAG cctgctgcagcaggagccccttCTCTTGGTACCCCCGGAGCTGTCTCAAGAAGCTGGGAGCCACGACCTGACTCGAGAAAGCATCATAAAGAG AGGGCAGCAGTCTAAATATTCTCCTGAGCTGGAAAAACCCAAACCCACCTGGGAACAG cccagctcctgcctgcagtcaCTAACATCAAAAGTGAAGGCAGACTCCAAGTTTGGGAAGCTCTTTCACTTCCGtatcccagtgctgatgtgggacCGTCACCTAACCCCAGAGACATGGAACAAGCTGAAGGAGCGTGGTGTCCCTTATGGCTGGCAGGGCTTGTCCTACGCAG CTATTGCCTCCACCCTCCGTCTCCTCAATGACTCTGCCAACAGATGGCTGATTGACAGAGCCAGCTTCCCTGGAGACTGCATCCGCTGCGCCGTGGTTGGGAATGGGGGGATTCTCCAAGGATCCCGGCAAGGCAAGGAGATCGACGCGCATGACTTCGTCTTTAG GCTCAATGGAGCTGTGACCAAAGGCTTTGAGGAAGATGTTGGGATCAAGACCTCCTTCTACGGCTTCACAGTGAACACCATGAAGAACTCTCTCATTGCTTACAGAGAGTACGGCTTCACCCGGGTACCCCAGTCCAAG GAACTACGTTACATTTTCATCCCCTCGGACATGCGCGATTACACCATGCTGAAGTCGGCCATCCTAGGCAGCCCTGTCGAAGACGGTCCTGACAAGGGTGATGA ACCATCAAAATATTTTGGACCAGAGGCATCTGCAAAGAAGTTCAAGCTGCTGCACCCAGATTTCATGCATTATCTAACAGCAAG GTTTTTGAGGTCGGATATAATCAATACACAATATGGCTACCTCTACATGCCCAGTACTGGTGCCCTCATGTTGCTGACAGCCCTTCATACCTGTGACCAG GTCAGTGCCTATGGATTTATCACCGACAATTATGAGAATTTTTCAGACCACTACTACGAGCTGGAGAAGAAGCCTCTGGTGTTTTATGCCAACCACGACATGCTGCTGGAGGCTGAGCTCTGGAAGAGCCTGCATCGGGCGGGCATCATGAAGCTATACCAGCGATGA